The nucleotide window atcagtgttttaaggcaagtatagcatgggatcatccttgttgtcctatacacctttaatgatttaattcatactgcatgagtctaccttgattaccactaaggatttcctagtactttgttaccttgtgccttgatacctatggggtttatgcattgggtagtatgatgctagtgctcaactacgaCCACGATctggtaacttgactaatggtatatgcaataaacactaaaagatgctttttagcaacattgaaatagggggctagagtgtttagctactttctaaatgctctagattcctctccctaaggacttatctgtaagtgatcatccgagacttatagtacagctgtgagggctatatggctctggctttagctcagtatgaggaccttttctagcttgttagtggttacctttatggcacaagaggggctctgatttgtatgatcttggcctgccaagagggtgtactttggtttcttggtattttgttagtcactccttggagggggggctcatgcttattgatggagaAACCTTagcggtcctaacttgttagacgaacctttgaaaggattCATAGTGAACCGTGCCAACCTTcctaggtagtgggtcaagaggcttatgacctcgggcgaaagggtaaatcacgactcatggtgaaagtgtacaacctctgcagagtgtaaaactggtatatcagccatgctcacgatcacgagcggccttggaacccttatggaatagatgatcattaatggttagtgatgatgaacactaatgatatggatgatgaagatgctcactaatggttaattgtttatgctattcattattcacgtttacccgatcatgtgtttatacTGGCTTGTgacaaacttgttgctactcctatgctaaaattatgacaattaaaagctaatcatagttaaaccagttttagccttttgagcctcatgaaccccatgttatatttattgagtatgacttgtacttacgcttgctttatctttcatatatttggataaaaatcccggatgggtaccagattgctagtttggaggaattaggcttgtgatcaaccagtcagatGTCTCTGTGGAATtgaagtcttcacccgaagatcggagttatcttttCGCTGTTtgttatctaaggttatattctttatactaagtacattatatattgagcattgtctattgatattaccttttttgtagctatatgtgagatttgacttcctgggctcacatatggtgcgtatctagttttgttcttaaaactgggtgctacaaagtggtatcagagcaatgctgactgtagaatGCAATCCTAGTAGAAACttgtcgttctaaggtttagaagttgctacaaaaattcttgctctatgaaccttgatattttcttctctactatatctctacccttgctattcatctctacattGGTTCTTATtttgaagtctttgttctcatctccactccttgatttaatatgcttttagaactgttcctcatctccttcttgcgtaatcttaagatgagtcttaggaatgttacccctagtacaatgaggacgatagtatcgcaagttgagtcaatgattgaattgtgcacctttagtGTTTTGTTTAATTGTCATTGTGCTtctgcttgttttgaatctttgtaatgactaCAATGATCTTGTTGGATGTTCCCAAAATTTCAATTAGTTTATAGACCTAAGGCATAAGGATTAGtacaataaatagttgggttatggttttcttctgtgtCCTCTATCCTGTTGTTTCGGAGCAGCTTGCACTCTTTGGCTTACATCTCTGATTTTGGAGGATCATAAATTATGAAAAAATTCTAGAtgatagtagacttcaatatattTCTCTGAGCACAAGAATTAGCCTAATATCTATTTTGGTTgtggagatatgaaaatcacaagacgatgcaaccgTGCTGTCTAAAAtctagagtagtttctgttgtgtactATTTTCAACTAAGTTAACTGCAAAATTTGGAAACGTGTTCTATGAGAAAGTTGTGGAaaactttataagctttccaacggtataatctacaacttcattggattaatggAATGAGAGTTATAGTTGTTTTACCGCAttgctgtttttctgctcgcgaggaatttcagatttcttgtttttgcccatacacaagagtctcaTTGGGATGTAAGGACATCGTgctactagttagctcatctggaagaaggtgctagctaccctttttgtgtcccctaaTGGATTTGTAAGATGAAGTTTCTTATATTTTAGCGCTTCGTTTGGAAGTATTAGTTATCTCTAGGGTTTGGTGTTCTCTTGTCTCAATTGCCATCAATCCCATCTTGTCATCTCTTGAAGCTATAATTAAGGATGTTATGAACAACTGAGTTCTAATTCATACATGTTGAAAACTGATGGttgctaccaggagaagtgcttcacaaggTGCTGGAAGGAATCCTaccaattctaatccaccgccaTCCAATTCCCtatctatagagcaagctttgatgatgcagactcagttattatagactattgcccaaagtgtgttgaacaacccacaacaagcaccacctattgacaagtgtagtgaatttatgaagggacacccaccgatattctctcatacaagcaaaccactagaagctgatgactagCTTAGAGCTATGGAGCAACAATTGGACATAGctcggtgtgatgaccatgaaaagGTGCTTTATGCTTCCGATCAACTGCAAGGAACTGCCCAAGattggtgggagtcatttgagtatggacgacccgacaatgctcctgctatcacctggcaggaatttaaggaGAATTTCAGGTCCTACCATGTCCCGTTAGGTGaggtagaacttaagcaagaagagTTCCTCAACTTAAAGCAAGGATCTATGTCAGTGTGTGAGTATCATAACTGGTTCACTCAATTGTCGCATTATGCTCCAAAAgaggtggatagtgatgctaaaaACAAAAATGCTTTTTTCCAAGGACTGAATGATGGTTTGCAACTATAGCTGATGACCGTGGTGTATGCCGACTATCAAACATTGGTGGACAGAGcaattgtaattgagaacaagcatcgagagatggaagagaagaagagaaagcgtgACCTTCAACGCCAATTAAGGAATACTCGTCTCTGTTTCGCTACACAACCAGAAtatcagtcacaccctatgaatcgGCTTGGGAGTACAAACCAGGATTAGTATCAGCAACCTAATTTTAgttctcaagagccatgtctgtCATCTCACACTATCACCTTGATAACGACAAATATGTCTACTAGTaaggaaggttatgattgtggtgagattgaacaCTATAAGAATGATTGTTTTGAGAAGTTTGTTGAGAGTAATCGAAGCCAGAATCAACAGCAGCAGGAGTCAGAACAGAACGTCCATAAGGAGCAGGTGCAAGGCAATAAGTTAAAGCAAAACTACATTCAAGGCTGGTTGAACAATATGGATCTGAATACTagtcatggagctaaggaggttgtttaTGGTTTGATTGTAGTAAGCTCAGACACTGCTATGGTGTTATTTGACCCCAGTTCgtcacattcattcatctctagggaatatgtggaagaacataagataactatgcttccgatGAGGAAACCCTTAATAGTTAACTCtgtaggaggagaaaagaaggcaaactgcttatgcccaaaagttagtcttaacataaaagggAAGAACTTCAAGGCAAACCTTATAGTCTTGGAGTTAATGGgcattgatgttatccttggaaatGGATGGTTATCTGCATGCAAAGAAGTGATtaagtatgcccagcgttcagtgcttctaaccacaccgtcaggagagagaattgagtatgagggtattcaacctgTACCTAAGGAATATGAGAATGACCTATTAGAAGGTGCATCCTGTGAGGATAGTAATGTGGATTGAGTTTTCAGATGTTAGTGTGAAGGAGAAAACACCGTTGGAGGATCTCAATACGAGAGACGATCATGTTTATGCAGATTAGCCAACCAGGATCTTAGAATGACTCTTAATGAAAGATATAACTTGAAAAAATAAGGATTGAATAAAGGCAGAGTATCCATATCTCTTTTATCACTATCttttgaatctcgaggacgagatttatcttaagggggtagaattgtaacaccctaaaatttgcctcttttgaaaataggtttaaaataatttatttttgaattttgtgctcatgaaaacataggaaaataataattttcattaatttaaaatttatcataaggtagcaacatgtatgtgcatacatgctggtgcatttgttttatttggttgagtggttttgacaaaaaaatcaaaataaaattaaattgcttttaaaaataaattaagaatagatttgaagtaaaagaaagaaaataaaagagtttaagaGGATTGCAAAATTTGTTTTGAAAAGCTACCAAGATTTTCCATTTTGATTGAAAAGTATATCTGAAATAATATTTGAAATTTGGTTTTGGACCaaggttcaaatgaattcaaactCTATTTGAAAAAAAAGTATTAGGAAAAGCAATATGGAAAAAGGAAAGAGTAAATCATCTCCCCTTTTGGTTCTTCCCTCAGCCGGCCTGCTTCCGTTTCATTTCCGCGTTCGGCCCAGCCTCACTTCATTCCTCCCCGCTTGTCCCGGCCAGCTCCCATTTTTCTTTTACTCCCTCGCAGCCTGGCTCTCTCTCTTTCCCCGTTTCTCCGCGTGGCCCAGCAGTGCTGCCCCGTGGCCCACCCCGAGCGCTGGCCCAATCCGCGCGGACACCGCCTGCTCTCCTTTCTTCCTCTGTCTCTGACAGCAGGTCCCGCACTTGCGCTCACCGATAGCCCTAGCCCACATGACAGGTTCGTCTCCTACCCACATAACGGACCCAGACTCCTTTGCGGGAGTCCATGTTCGGCTCCGCTACGCCGCCCCCCTCGATAGCTTGTGCCCTAAGGCTGTCCGGCTCATAAATAGTGAGCCTCCGCACCCATGTCGTCCCCCACCGAGCCCTAGAGCAAGCCACAGCCGCCGCCTTTGCCCTAGCAAGCTCATGTCGTCGTCCGCCGTCGCCCAGCCAAGCACAGCGCCGCCTTCTCTTGCTCCGCGCCGCCAAAATCCCCCTAGGTGTGTTCaccatctccttctccttctccctgTGTTCCTAGTGTGTTCTCTCGTGGCCTGTAGGTTGATTTCCGTGTTCGGCGGCAACCTCGTTGCCATCGGCAATGACCGACCACCGTGCCAGCTACTGTTCCAGCCGgcagcctcctccctctctcttctcgATCTTATCTGAGTCGTCCATCTCTGATTTGGTGGTCTAGATCATCCCGTACCCCTTCGCATGCCATCTTTCTAAAGACCCCCTCAGTTTCTTTAAAATAGAACCCACGGTCCAAGGCGCAATCACagattatgttttcttctttggaaagcgtagtttcttcggtttagatccaaaatacgttttcacttatttacagatttgccactgattttgttttagccataacttctctgttttaactccgatttgatccgttcaacttgcgttaggttcgtaattttataatctacatgttcatactactgttaagtaggtttcaacttttgaaattcgaggttagatttaatctattattttaataaaggaaatcttgtttattttatatcttctataatttaactccgttttagcccaTTGTAGTTGCATTGGATTCGTAATAACATAAACTACGCATTTGTAACaacgtttatcatgtcactatttctagaattttgtggtttaaactctaacttgaataataattatgcaactagattttataaataaaatatgatttgttttactttagttttataattcaaatctaaatttgacttaattcaacttataatatttataaaatatctatgaatttatataattaaaataaataaagcctatagttttcttttccacgtataaagcaaatcttttGGTAGTAGTCTCTTTtgaaccgtagctccgattagagtgcttcttgcgactgtgtgttcgtagcgatgcgtagaatcatgtttcaacctcttttacttatttttctataattagtgtactgttctgatttagttctattgtttgcttcatgtatgattgtatggatgtttgtgtggtgctttatgattacgtccagtcggtgagatataggtgatcaagaaaaagaagaagaagaacgttgaacattaaagcttaccgaaggatcggtgttttaaggcaagtatagcgcgggatcatccttgttgtcctatacacctttaatgatttaattcatactgcatgtgtttaccttgattaccactaagaatttcctagtactttgttaccttgtgccttgatacctatggggtttatgcattgggtagtatgatgctagtgctcaactacgaCTATGATctggtaacttgactaatggtatatgcaataaacactaaaagatgctttttagcaacatggaaatagggggctggagtgtttaactactttctaaatgctctagattcctctccctaaggacttatctgtaagtgatcatccgggacttacagtacagctgtgagggctatatggctctggctttagctcagtatgaggacattttctagcttgttagtggttatctttatgacgcaagaggggctctgatttgtatgatctcggcctgcaaagagggtgcactttggtttcttggcattttgttagtcactccttggaggggggctcATACTTATTGATGAAGAAACCTTAGCGgcactaacttgttagacgaacctttgaaaggcttcatagtgaaccctgtcgaccttccttggtagtgggttaagaggctcgcgacttcgggcgaaagggtaaatcacgactcacagtgaaagtgtacaacctctgcagagtgtaaaactggtatatcagccgtgctcacggtcacgagcggccttagaacccttacggaatatatgatcattaatggttaatgatgatgaacactaatggatatggatgatgaagatgctcactaatggttaattg belongs to Miscanthus floridulus cultivar M001 chromosome 4, ASM1932011v1, whole genome shotgun sequence and includes:
- the LOC136548330 gene encoding uncharacterized protein, whose amino-acid sequence is MSTSKEGYDCGEIEHYKNDCFEKFVESNRSQNQQQQESEQNVHKEQVQGNKLKQNYIQGWLNNMDLNTSHGAKEVVYGLIVVSSDTAMVLFDPSSSHSFISREYVEEHKITMLPMRKPLIVNSVGGEKKANCLCPKVSLNIKGKNFKANLIVLELMGIDVILGNGWLSACKEVIKYAQRSVLLTTPSGERIEYEGIQPVPKEYENDLLEGASCEDSNVD